The Moritella sp. F3 genome contains the following window.
TCTCGAGGCTGTTTTCTCTTGTGCTCGGGATCGTTTTTCTTCGGGTTGTAATTGAGAAGATCTTTTTCTGCCGTACTATCATTCGTTGAAGCGGACGCACTATCAGGTGTCACGGCTGGCGTGATTTCGCGTTTTTCGGCGTCACGCTCTACCGCTGCAGTCGTCGGATTTAATGCATTCGGAATAGCGGTAGGTGGCGGGATCACTAACGCCATATATCAGCCACATGATGAGTGATTGCATGAGTTAAAGTACGAGCACAAGAATGCGCTATATACGCACTTTCTAGACAAGACATATTAACTGATAATTGTGTAAACATATCCTCCCCCTCATTGTCGCTAACCGTCATCAAATAATCGCAGCACATCAAAAAACAACATTAATGATGGTCACTTAAGTTTATAACGAATTCTTGAGAAATGTCTGCAATTTATTAACAAAAAGCACAGGTTCCGAAATAAACGGCGCATGTGACGATGCCTTAAATATCAAACTCGATGATTGCGGTAAGTGATTATCCATCCAAGCCACCGTTGCTTGTGGTACCAGAGCATCTAAACGGCCATAGCAACGATAAAAAGGCATTGCTAATGAAGATAAATCAGCACGTAAATCCACTCTCTCCAACAACCTTAATCCATTACTTAGCGCCTGTTCATGTGGTTGTGGTCTAGCAGCTAATAAGGATTTTAATTGCTTAATGTCTTGTTTTGCCGTCTCGCTTCCCATGCCCTGAATAGCGAGAAATCGGTTAATTGTTTGCGGTAAGTTTTCTTGTAACTGTTGCTGGAATTGCGCTAATACTTTTTCAGCAATGCCTGACCAAGCGGGTATATCAGCAATTTTCGCCGTTGCCATAAACTTCGGCGAGCTAGCGACCGTCACTAATGCAGCAACACGTTGCGGATATTGCAGCGCAAAATGTGTCGCACAAAGCCCACCTAACGACCAACCTAACCAAACAGCATGTGCAGGGACGACATCCACTAATGCATTAGTGATGGCAACTAACGTACTGCTATCAGCGTAATTTTCATGGCTAAAACCAAAACCAGGTAGGTCAACCAAATGTAAACGATAATGCGTAGATAATAACGGCACAACCGATTGCCAGCACGCACTATTTAGTCCCCAACCATGCAGTAATACTAGATCTGGGCCTTCACCAACAATTTCGACATGCAACTTTGTACAAGGACTTACATTTTTACTTTCTTTGGCGATAACGTCTGGCATTTGATCCTACACTTGAGCAATAATTTATTGCCTCGAGGATATACCAATCAAACCTCTAGATACAACTAAGATACGCAAATTCAGTGTGGCATTATTACAACCACGTTGTTATTTATGCGACATGCCTATCGACAACCCACAACCTTTCTTGTGCCTTTTATGTCAACAGGAACTGCCCTACTTACCACTCTCGTACTGCCTAAGTTGCGCATTACCAAAAGCTAAACACCAGCCACATCAGCATCAGCACTGCAATGAATGCCAGCAACAGCCTCCACCATGGCAGCAATTAATTACCTGCATGAGTTATACTTTAGAATGCCAATATTTAATTAAACAATATAAATTTGCGCAGCAACCCCAACTTCACTTACTCTTTTCACACCTGCTAAGTCGTCGTATTGCCAACCAAGTCATACAAGATAACTATCCTTTACCTGATGCCCTTATTGCGATCCCGTTACATAAAAAGCGTCAGTCAAAACGCGGTTATAATCAGGCTCAGTTAGTCGTTAAGGATTTGACAACGCAACTGCATATTCCACTTATCGCCGAGGGCACATTTATCCGAACTAAAAATACTAAAGCACAAGCGCAACAAACCGCGAACCAACGAAAAAATAATATGCGTGATGTATTTCAAGTAACCCAAACCATAAACGCCAAACATATCGCAATTATTGATGATGTTGTCACCACAGGAGAAACAATACAAGCCGCTTGCCAGACGTTACTTGCAGCAGGGATAGAACGTATTGATATATGGTGTATCGCCAGAACATTAGCGGATTAGTGGTTTATCATTTGAAATAGCGTTACAATTAAAGACATAGTAAATTAGTCAGGTATGACAAAGAGGACATCATGATAACAATTACTGAAGCGGCACAAACTCACTTTGTAAAATTACTTAGCAACCAAAAAGATGGCACTAACATTCGTGTATTTGTCGTTAATCCAGGCACAGCAAATGCAGAGTGTGGCGTATCATATTGTCCACCTGAAGCAATTGAAAGCACTGATATTGTATTACCATTCAGCGGTTTTGATGCATTAATTGATGACATGAGCAAACCATTCTTAACCGATGCTTATATCGATTTTGTGACTGATAAGATGGGTTCTCAATTAACACTGAAAGCACCAAACGCAAAAGTACGTGCGGTAGCAGATGATGCTCCACTGTCAGAACGCGTTGACTATGTGATCCAAACTGAAGTTAACCCACAGCTTGCTGGCCACGGTGGTAACGTAGTATTAACTGAAATTACTGACGACGGTATCGCGATTCTACAGTTTGGTGGCGGTTGTAATGGCTGTAGCCAAGTAGACTTCACGTTGAAAGAAGGCATTGAAAAGCAGTTATTAGAATTGTTCCCTGAAGAATTAACAGCAGTTAAAGATGCAACAGAGCATCAAGCTGGTGAGCACTCTTACTACTAATAATTATTAGTCTAGACTATTTATTAATAGTCATAGCATTCGATTTAACTAAATCGGAAATAAAAAAAGTGACGGCTTTCGCTGTCACTTTTTTTATAGACAAAACTTATCTACAAAGAATAATTATTCGCCTTTCTTATCTCGTGCTAACAAGTCCAATGCTGCTTCTTTAGCAGACTTATTCTCATATAACACTTGATAGATCTGTTCGGTAATTGGCATTTCCACACCAAGACGCGCAGATAACAAATAAACTTCTTTGGTATTACGATAACCTTCAACAACCTGACCGATCTCAACTTGCGCTTCATCAACGCCTTTACCAGCACCGAGTGCAAGACCAAAGCGGCGATTACGGCTTTGATTATCAGTACATGTTAGTACTAAATCACCCAAGCAAGACATACCCATAAAGGTATTTTTATCGGCACCGAGCGCTTCACCTAAACGGCATAACTCAGTCAAACCACGAGTGATTAAAGCAGTACGCGCGTTAGCGCCAAACCCAAGTCCATCAGACAAACCAGCACCAATAGCAATCACGTTTTTTACCGCGCCGCCAAGTTGTACACCAATAAAGTCATTATTAGTATAAGTGCGTAAGCTACGGCCACAATGCAATAAGTGTGAGATATCATCTGCAAACTGTGGGTCTGTTGATGACACACTGATCGCCGTTGGCAAACCAGCTGCGAGTTCTTTCGCAAACGTAGGGCCAGATAACACAGCTAAAGGATAATGCGTACCGAGAATATCAGTAGCAACGTCCTGTAACAGACGCCCCGTTTCAGCTTCTAAGCCTTTCGTTGCCCAAGAGATACGCGAGTCTTCACGCAAAAATGGTTTAATCTGCGCTAATACATCACCAAATACATGGCTAGG
Protein-coding sequences here:
- the gpsA gene encoding NAD(P)H-dependent glycerol-3-phosphate dehydrogenase — protein: MTNAALITVLGAGSYGTSLAMSLARNGNKTVLWGHNPQHIAQLAKARSNEAYLPGIAFPDALILESDLQQAIAASRDILIVVPSHVFGDVLAQIKPFLREDSRISWATKGLEAETGRLLQDVATDILGTHYPLAVLSGPTFAKELAAGLPTAISVSSTDPQFADDISHLLHCGRSLRTYTNNDFIGVQLGGAVKNVIAIGAGLSDGLGFGANARTALITRGLTELCRLGEALGADKNTFMGMSCLGDLVLTCTDNQSRNRRFGLALGAGKGVDEAQVEIGQVVEGYRNTKEVYLLSARLGVEMPITEQIYQVLYENKSAKEAALDLLARDKKGE
- a CDS encoding ComF family protein, which encodes MALLQPRCYLCDMPIDNPQPFLCLLCQQELPYLPLSYCLSCALPKAKHQPHQHQHCNECQQQPPPWQQLITCMSYTLECQYLIKQYKFAQQPQLHLLFSHLLSRRIANQVIQDNYPLPDALIAIPLHKKRQSKRGYNQAQLVVKDLTTQLHIPLIAEGTFIRTKNTKAQAQQTANQRKNNMRDVFQVTQTINAKHIAIIDDVVTTGETIQAACQTLLAAGIERIDIWCIARTLAD
- the bioH gene encoding pimeloyl-ACP methyl ester esterase BioH is translated as MPDVIAKESKNVSPCTKLHVEIVGEGPDLVLLHGWGLNSACWQSVVPLLSTHYRLHLVDLPGFGFSHENYADSSTLVAITNALVDVVPAHAVWLGWSLGGLCATHFALQYPQRVAALVTVASSPKFMATAKIADIPAWSGIAEKVLAQFQQQLQENLPQTINRFLAIQGMGSETAKQDIKQLKSLLAARPQPHEQALSNGLRLLERVDLRADLSSLAMPFYRCYGRLDALVPQATVAWMDNHLPQSSSLIFKASSHAPFISEPVLFVNKLQTFLKNSL
- the nfuA gene encoding Fe-S biogenesis protein NfuA; translation: MITITEAAQTHFVKLLSNQKDGTNIRVFVVNPGTANAECGVSYCPPEAIESTDIVLPFSGFDALIDDMSKPFLTDAYIDFVTDKMGSQLTLKAPNAKVRAVADDAPLSERVDYVIQTEVNPQLAGHGGNVVLTEITDDGIAILQFGGGCNGCSQVDFTLKEGIEKQLLELFPEELTAVKDATEHQAGEHSYY